One Manihot esculenta cultivar AM560-2 chromosome 18, M.esculenta_v8, whole genome shotgun sequence genomic window carries:
- the LOC110606044 gene encoding dihydrolipoyllysine-residue acetyltransferase component 5 of pyruvate dehydrogenase complex, chloroplastic isoform X2, which produces MAQLVKTTFLPSSFHRCSTIHISSNRARTTQLQDKIGEIFMPEGKIVSWVKSEGDKLSNGESVIVVESDKADMDVETFYDVYLAALLAETEEEIAEARSKASSSSAAEPGSTSISAPEPPQPEKIADPAGPAIPEAAAAVASAVHPATEGGKRVVASPYAKKLKVERVVVSGPTGRIVAKDVEGAAAASLASATANLGATVSPPPGIELGTVVPFTTMQEAVSRNMVESLAVPTFRVGYTITTDALDALYKKIKSKGVTMTALLAKATALALVKHPVVNSSCRDGNSFTYNSSINIAVAEDMDGGLITPVLQDADKADIYSLSRKWKELVGKAQAKQLQPHEYNTGTFTLYNLGMFGVDWFDAILPPGTGAIMAVGASQPSVVATKDGSTCLKNQMQVNVTADHRIICGADLASFLQTLANIIEDPKDLTL; this is translated from the exons ATGGCTCAACTTGTCAAGACCACCTTCCTTCCCTCTTCTTTTCACCGGTGCTCCACCATCCACATTTCCTCTAACCGTGCCAGGACCACTCAATTGCAGGACAAGATCGGGGAGATCTTCATGCCTGAGGGAAAGATTGTTTCTTGGGTGAAATCAGAGGGAGACAAGctttccaatggtgaaagtgttATCGTTGTTGAGTCTGATAAAGCTGACATGGATGTTGAGACTTTCTATGATGTTTACTTGGC TGCCTTACTGGCAGAAACCGAGGAGGAAATTGCTGAGGCCAGGTCCAAAGCCTCCTCCTCATCAGCTGCTGAGCCGGGTTCTACCAGTATTAGTGCTCCGGAACCGCCGCAGCCAGAGAAGATTGCGGACCCTGCGGGACCTGCAATTCCAGAAGCAGCAGCTGCTGTGGCATCAGCTGTGCACCCAGCGACAGAGGGAGGGAAAAGGGTGGTGGCATCACCTTATGCGAAGAAGTTGAAGGTGGAGAGAGTAGTAGTGAGTGGACCTACGGGTAGAATTGTGGCTAAGGATGTTGAGGGTGCCGCCGCTGCTAGCTTGGCGTCTGCTACGGCTAATTTGGGAGCAACCGTAAGTCCGCCGCCTGGAATTGAGTTGGGGACGGTGGTGCCATTTACGACAATGCAGGAGGCAGTTAGCAGGAATATGGTGGAGAGTTTGGCAGTTCCTACTTTTAGAGTTGGCTACACTATTACTACTGATGCACTTGATGCTCTTTACAAGAAG ATCAAGTCTAAGGGAGTGACCATGACAGCCTTGCTTGCAAAGGCTACAGCCCTTGCTTTGGTTAAGCATCCTGTTGTGAATTCCAGTTGTAGAGATGGTAATAGCTTTACATATAATAGTAGCATCAACATTGCAGTTGCTGAGGACATGGATGGTGGGTTGATTACACCAGTGCTTCAAGATGCTGATAAG GCTGACATTTACTCATTGTCAAGAAAGTGGAAGGAGTTAGTTGGTAAGGCCCAGGCCAAGCAGCTGCAACCTCATGAATACAATACAG GTACTTTCACACTTTATAACCTTGGAATGTTTGGTGTGGACTGGTTTGATGCCATTCTGCCTCCTGGAACT GGAGCAATCATGGCTGTTGGTGCATCTCAGCCATCTGTTGTGGCCACCAAGGATGGTTCTACCTGCTTGAAGAACCAGATGCAG GTAAATGTTACAGCAGATCATCGAATAATTTGTGGCGCTGATCTGGCTTCTTTCTTGCAAACCTTGGCAAATATTATCGAGGACCCCAAAGATCTTACTTTGTAG
- the LOC110606044 gene encoding dihydrolipoyllysine-residue acetyltransferase component 5 of pyruvate dehydrogenase complex, chloroplastic isoform X1: protein MAQLVKTTFLPSSFHRCSTIHISSNRARTTQLQDKIGEIFMPEGKIVSWVKSEGDKLSNGESVIVVESDKADMDVETFYDVYLAAIMVEEGGVASVGSAIALLAETEEEIAEARSKASSSSAAEPGSTSISAPEPPQPEKIADPAGPAIPEAAAAVASAVHPATEGGKRVVASPYAKKLKVERVVVSGPTGRIVAKDVEGAAAASLASATANLGATVSPPPGIELGTVVPFTTMQEAVSRNMVESLAVPTFRVGYTITTDALDALYKKIKSKGVTMTALLAKATALALVKHPVVNSSCRDGNSFTYNSSINIAVAEDMDGGLITPVLQDADKADIYSLSRKWKELVGKAQAKQLQPHEYNTGTFTLYNLGMFGVDWFDAILPPGTGAIMAVGASQPSVVATKDGSTCLKNQMQVNVTADHRIICGADLASFLQTLANIIEDPKDLTL from the exons ATGGCTCAACTTGTCAAGACCACCTTCCTTCCCTCTTCTTTTCACCGGTGCTCCACCATCCACATTTCCTCTAACCGTGCCAGGACCACTCAATTGCAGGACAAGATCGGGGAGATCTTCATGCCTGAGGGAAAGATTGTTTCTTGGGTGAAATCAGAGGGAGACAAGctttccaatggtgaaagtgttATCGTTGTTGAGTCTGATAAAGCTGACATGGATGTTGAGACTTTCTATGATGTTTACTTGGCTGCTATAATGGTTGAGGAAGGCGGAGTTGCCTCCGTAGGTTCTGCTATTGCCTTACTGGCAGAAACCGAGGAGGAAATTGCTGAGGCCAGGTCCAAAGCCTCCTCCTCATCAGCTGCTGAGCCGGGTTCTACCAGTATTAGTGCTCCGGAACCGCCGCAGCCAGAGAAGATTGCGGACCCTGCGGGACCTGCAATTCCAGAAGCAGCAGCTGCTGTGGCATCAGCTGTGCACCCAGCGACAGAGGGAGGGAAAAGGGTGGTGGCATCACCTTATGCGAAGAAGTTGAAGGTGGAGAGAGTAGTAGTGAGTGGACCTACGGGTAGAATTGTGGCTAAGGATGTTGAGGGTGCCGCCGCTGCTAGCTTGGCGTCTGCTACGGCTAATTTGGGAGCAACCGTAAGTCCGCCGCCTGGAATTGAGTTGGGGACGGTGGTGCCATTTACGACAATGCAGGAGGCAGTTAGCAGGAATATGGTGGAGAGTTTGGCAGTTCCTACTTTTAGAGTTGGCTACACTATTACTACTGATGCACTTGATGCTCTTTACAAGAAG ATCAAGTCTAAGGGAGTGACCATGACAGCCTTGCTTGCAAAGGCTACAGCCCTTGCTTTGGTTAAGCATCCTGTTGTGAATTCCAGTTGTAGAGATGGTAATAGCTTTACATATAATAGTAGCATCAACATTGCAGTTGCTGAGGACATGGATGGTGGGTTGATTACACCAGTGCTTCAAGATGCTGATAAG GCTGACATTTACTCATTGTCAAGAAAGTGGAAGGAGTTAGTTGGTAAGGCCCAGGCCAAGCAGCTGCAACCTCATGAATACAATACAG GTACTTTCACACTTTATAACCTTGGAATGTTTGGTGTGGACTGGTTTGATGCCATTCTGCCTCCTGGAACT GGAGCAATCATGGCTGTTGGTGCATCTCAGCCATCTGTTGTGGCCACCAAGGATGGTTCTACCTGCTTGAAGAACCAGATGCAG GTAAATGTTACAGCAGATCATCGAATAATTTGTGGCGCTGATCTGGCTTCTTTCTTGCAAACCTTGGCAAATATTATCGAGGACCCCAAAGATCTTACTTTGTAG
- the LOC110605790 gene encoding leucine-rich repeat receptor-like tyrosine-protein kinase PXC3, producing MLPCTSLARAKMKRYVYGTATSGFLPLSVSFFFFLIFPLGFSLSLNQTSTMINLAQHLNIPALSWDVELQTNPCLWKGVHCSSDNSSVIGLSFNGFGLSSSVFLSFVCKIESLQSLDLSNNQLSSIPIRFIDDCGRIPGLKLLNFSKNALVGPLPTFRSFAGLESLDLSFNNLSGSISLQFGELPALRKLYINFNGFSGSVPVNLGKSMALEELKLSVNSFQGEIPLEISKYQNLSLIDLSSNKLNGSIPESIGNLTKLKILILSSNNLVGEIPHTIANIPTLVRFAANQNGFVGRIPPGITRHLRFFDVSYNKLRGSIPSDLLSQSNLQTVDLSYNLLNGSIPENISTSLIRLRLGSNSLNGFVPSSFTSDHKLIYLELDNNSLTGLIPVQLGYCQSLALLNLAQNNLESQLPMELGNINSLQVLKLQLNRLFGEIPPSISRLQKLSTLNISWNSLTGLIPPSISNLQSLAHLNLQGNNLNGSIPDSISSMDSLLELQLGENQLGGRIPRMPEKLQIALNLSSNLFRGRIPNTLSQLQDLELMDLSNNNFTGEIPEFLTQLGSLTQLTLSNNQLTGIIPEFRQWVSVNTSGNVGLINATKTSNSAKSLNKRKSVVLAVVLAVAAAALAVGVSVIVAASFSRRFLKVNDQQSQSGEDFPLPQVLQGNLLTTNSIHRSRIDFIKAMEAVTDPWNIALKTRFSTYYKATMPSGATYFVKKLNWSDKIFQLGSHDKFDKELEALGKLNNSNVMTPLAYVLTVDSAFLFYEHAQKGSLFDVLHGKQENTLDWGSRYSIAVGVAQALTFLHGHSSGPILLLDLSSRNILLKSLKEPLVGDIELCKVIDPSKSTGSLSTVAGSVGYIPPEYAYTMRVTMAGNVYSFGVVLLELLTGKPAVSEGTELAKWVLNNSKQQDKWDHILDFNISGTSQAIRSQMLAILKIALCCVSISSEARPKMKSVLRMILHAR from the exons ATGCTTCCTTGTACTAGCCTAGCTCGAGCTAAGATGAAAAGGTATGTCTATGGCACTGCCACTTCGGGGTTTTTGCCTTTGTCTgtgtctttcttcttcttcttgatcTTTCCATTGGGTTTCTCTTTGTCTTTGAACCAAACCTCCACCATGATAAATCTCGCCCAGCACCTTAACATCCCTGCTTTATCATGGGATGTTGAGTTGCAGACAAACCCGTGTTTATGGAAGGGGGTTCATTGCAGCAGTGATAATTCTTCTGTAATTGGTCTGTCCTTTAATGGGTTTGGTCTTTCCTCTTCTGTGTTTTTGTCATTTGTTTGCAAGATTGAATCTTTACAATCCCTTGATCTCTCTAACAACCAATTGAGCTCAATCCCAATTCGATTCATCGATGATTGTGGAAGGATCCCtggtttgaagcttttgaattTTAGCAAAAATGCGTTGGTTGGTCCTTTGCCTACTTTTCGTAGTTTTGCTGGGTTAGAATCTTTGGACTTGTCTTTCAATAATCTGAGCGGTAGTATTAGTTTGCAGTTCGGTGAATTGCCTGCGCTAAGAAAGTTGTATATTAATTTCAATGGTTTCAGTGGTTCTGTTCCTGTAAACCTTGGAAAATCCATGGCGTTGGAGGAGCTGAAGCTTTCTGTGAATTCTTTCCAAGGTGAAATCCCCTTGGAAATTTCGAAGTATCAGAACTTGAGCCTCATTGATCTTAGTTCCAATAAGCTTAATGGGTCTATTCCTGAGTCAATTGGAAATCTCACCAAGTTAAAGATTTTGATTTTGTCTTCCAATAATTTGGTTGGAGAAATCCCCCACACCATTGCAAATATCCCAACTCTGGTTCGATTTGCAGCAAATCAGAACGGTTTTGTGGGTAGAATTCCTCCTGGAATTACCAGACATCTTAGGTTTTTTGATGTTAGTTATAATAAGTTAAGAGGGTCTATTCCATCAGACCTTTTATCACAGTCCAATTTGCAGACTGTGGATTTGTCTTATAATCTGTTGAATGGTTCAATACCTGAAAATATATCAACAAGCCTGATCAGACTGAGATTGGGAAGCAACTCTCTCAATGGGTTCGTTCCTTCTTCCTTCACATCAGACCATAAGTTGATTTACTTGGAGCTGGACAACAATAGCTTGACCGGTCTGATACCGGTTCAGTTGGGTTATTGCCAGAGTTTAGCACTATTGAATTTGGCTCAGAATAATCTTGAAAGTCAGTTGCCAATGGAATTGGGTAATATTAATAGTCTTCAGGTTTTGAAACTTCAACTCAACAGGTTGTTTGGAGAAATCCCTCCATCAATATCTCGGTTACAAAAGCTGTCAACTCTCAATATCAGCTGGAATTCTCTTACTGGTTTAATACCTCCTTCGATTTCAAACTTGCAAAGCCTTGCTCACTTGAACTTACAAGGCAACAATCTTAATGGTTCGATACCTGACAGTATCAGCAGCATGGATTCTTTGTTAGAACTCCAACTTGGAGAAAATCAGCTCGGTGGAAGGATTCCAAGGATGCCAGAGAAGTTGCAGATTGCTTTGAATCTCAGCAGCAACCTCTTTCGAGGACGTATTCCGAACACTCTTTCTCAACTGCAGGATTTGGAACTTATGGATCTCTCAAACAATAATTTCACAGGTGAGATTCCAGAGTTCCTCACTCAATTGGGATCTCTAACACAGTTGACACTCTCAAACAACCAGCTGACTGGAATCATCCCAGAATTCAGACAATGGGTTTCTGTCAATACAAGTGGAAATGTGGGTCTTATCAATGCTACAAAAACAAGCAATTCTGCGAAGTCTCTGAACAAGAGGAAATCAGTTGTTTTAGCAGTTGTTCTTGCTGTTGCAGCTGCTGCTCTTGCTGTTGGGGTGAGCGTAATTGTTGCTGCGTCATTCTCCAGAAGATTTCTCAAGGTTAATGATCAGCAATCACAGTCAGGGGAAGATTTTCCACTCCCTCAGGTTCTGCAAGGAAATCTGTTGACTACAAATTCTATTCATAGATCAAGAATCGACTTCATCAAAGCCATGGAAGCAGTTACTGATCCATGGAACATTGCGCTGAAGACTCGGTTTTCCACTTACTACAAAGCCACCATGCCTTCTGGAGCAACCTACTTTGTCAAGAAGCTCAACTGGAGTGACAAGATATTCCAGTTGGGGAGCCATGATAAATTTGATAAGGAGCTTGAAGCTTTAGGGAAGCTGAACAATTCAAATGTCATGACTCCATTGGCATATGTATTGACTGTCGATAGCGCTTTTCTCTTCTACGAGCATGCTCAGAAGGGTAGCCTTTTCGATGTGCTTCATGGTAAACAAGAAAACACATTGGACTGGGGAAGCCGTTACAGTATAGCAGTCGGAGTGGCTCAGGCTCTTACCTTTCTGCACGGACATTCTTCTGGACCGATCCTCCTTCTCGACCTTTCAAGCAGAAATATTTTGCTGAAGTCCCTAAAGGAGCCTCTCGTCGGAGACATTGAACTCTGCAAAGTGATTGATCCCTCGAAGAGCACCGGTAGCCTTTCAACGGTTGCTGGTTCTGTTGGCTACATTCCTCCTG AATATGCTTACACAATGAGAGTAACAATGGCAGGGAATGTATACAGCTTTGGAGTTGTTCTACTTGAACTTTTGACAGGAAAGCCAGCAGTTAGTGAGGGAACTGAATTAGCCAAGTGGGTCTTAAACAACTCAAAGCAACAGGATAAGTGGGATCACATCCTTGATTTTAACATCAGTGGAACTTCACAGGCAATCAGAAGCCAAATGCTTGCAATACTTAAAATTGCTCTCTGTTGTGTCAGTATTTCATCAGAAGCAAGGCCAAAGATGAAGAGTGTGTTAAGGATGATCCTCCATGCACGATAA